TCTCTTCTCAACCTTCCAATCGTCAGATGGGGAGAGAACCTTCGCCTCTCCCGCTCGAAGCCAATAGGCTCAAGCTCCACTTCAATATTCTTATTCAAATTGATCAGAACATCTTTGCCCTTGATCACCCCTACCCAGACTACTTTTGGCCGGCTGATACTGGGGAAAGCCCCAACGCCTTCCAGAGACATCTCAAAAGGAGAAATCCCTTCGCACGCCCTGGAAACGGCGTCGGCCATTTCATCGACCCTCGTTTCCAGAACATTCCCCAGAAACTTCATGGTCAGGTGCAGATTCTCCGGTGCAACCCATTTCACATCGGCGCCTGAGTTTCTAAGCTCTCCTATCAGGCTGGTCAGACTCTGTCTAACAGAATCAGATACCCTAACGGCAATGAACATCCTGACCATACTTAGTTAGTCTAACACCAAAACCCCACGCAGACAAGAGAAAAACTGTTCCCAGACGCTCTGCTTTGGGGACGGTGCTTGACATTTGACATTTTGCCCTTTTGTGTTATTTTGCTGACATTATTTGTGCTTGGAACGCAAGAACTTACGCTATCAGCTCGGGGACGGTGCTTGACATTTGACATTTTGCCCGTGAATCAAAGCCCCAAAAGGTGCCTTCTGACCATGTCCAGGCCAGTAACAGCGCTCTGTTCTTTGATCTGTCCTCTTGATCCCAGGAAATTGTGCTGCTCAAACACACAGCCGCCGTCCCAGGCCAGGGCGAGACAGACAAGTCCGACTGGTTTGTCCGCGGTAGCGCCCGATGGGCCCGCAATGCCGGTGACTGAAAGCCCTATGTCGGATGAGGCGTATCCTCTCACCCCTTCAGCCATCGCGAGCGCGACTTCCTTGCTCACCGCCCCAGACTCTTTCAGGAAGGACTTTGGCACCTTCAGCTTATTCGTCTTTATCTCATTCGAATACGCTACCACTCCACCAATGAAGTAAGATGAACTTCCCGGCACATTGGTGATCATGTCCATGATGAGACCGCCTGTGCACGATTCAGCAAGAGATATTGTCTTGCGCTTCATCGAAAGAAGGTAGCCGACAACCTGCTCAAGGGTGTCATCGTCCTTCCCCCAGACAGCCTCCCCAAGCACACCCTCGATCTTCTCCTCTATGCTCTTTATCTTTTTCAGTGCCTTTTCCTTTGAGACCGCACGCGCGGTGAGCCTCAGATCTACTCCTGTGTGCTGAGGAAGGTATGCAATCTCACCCCTGGCGAGTCCTCTCACTTTGCCCGTAAGCATCTGTTCTATCTTCGACTCCGTGATGCCACATATGTGCAGTGTTCGGTGCACAATCACTATTCCCTTTGCTCTCTCCGCAATCGCAGGAAGTATGTGTTCATCAAAGAGAGACTTCATCTCGGAAGGCACACCAGGAAGCATCACCAGCAGCGAGTTCTTTTCTTTAATAATAATTGCCGGAGCTGTACCCAGAGGGCTTGCGAATGCCTTCGCACCTTTGGGCACCATGGCCTGATTGGTGTTGATGGCCGGCATCTCAATATTTCTCTTCTCAAAGTGCTCCTTCACCCGTTTGAGGATCAACTCGTCCAGCACGAGCGGTCGGTTGAGTATCCCGGCTATTGTTTTCTTCGTAATGTCGTCACGGGTTGGGCCAAGTCCTCCGGTGACAATCACCACATCAGCTCTCTCCAGAGCCTGCCTGACAGCGTTCTCAATCATCGAGGCATCATCGCCTACCGTAGTCTTGTAGGTTACTTCCGCACCGACCTCAGCGAGCCTTCTCCCAATGTATGCTGAGTTGGTGTCCACCACTGTTCCTAGGAGAAGCTCATCTCCGATCGAAATTACCTCTACATTCATGCCAGTCGACTCCAAGCAAAATAGACCAGAAGAAGCACCAGTCTGGTATATATGCCCGCCAGTAGATCATCTATCACAACACCCCACCCGGATTTGAGCCTCTGCGATCTCCTGATGGGGAAAGGCTTGGCTATGTCAAAGAATCTGAACAGAAGGAATGCGATTATCACGAGCAAGAGCGATTTCGGGACCATGAAAAGAGCAACGAGCATTCCGCAGGTCTCATCAATGACAACTCTTCTGGGGTCAGGCCCCCATTCCTTGATCAGCCTGGATGAGAGATAGACTCCTACAAAAAAGACAACAACAATGAGACCTGCTTGTAGATAAGGATTCTCCGGGAAAAGAAACCAGTACGCCACACAGGTGACTGCGCTACCTACTGTGGCCGGAAAAAGGGGAAAATACCCACTAAAGAAAAGCGAGGCTACTACCTTCTCGACCCGTCCCACACTCCGCCTTTCGCCTTGCGCCGCTCCATACTACCCTACCACCCCCCACCCCCCCTGTCAATCCGTTTCTCAGCTTTGGGGACGGTGCCCTCCGACTTCGCGAAGGATTTTCAACTTGACATTTGACATTTTGCCCCTTTGCCTGATTTCGCTCATCTTCTTTGTATCTGTAATTCAAGAACTTACGCGCGCCGGGTGGGGACGGTGCCCCCTCCTTCGCTCTGACGAGCTACGAAGGACAGGCTCCGAATACTCGAAGGATTTTCAGCTTGACATTTGACATTTCATCGTTTTTCTTCTTCCTTGATCCTCTTGTACAATTGGCCGAGTGACGAATACTTCAAATTCTGAAATAGAGGATATTGTATTATCTCTGAGTATGTCAGGCCTGCCCTATCCTTAAGCAAGACCAGCAATTCGTTTCTCAATACTCTCCCCTTTCGACTTTCCACATCAATCCCTTCTATCTTTGACCCTATGTTTTTCTCGAAATCCTCTATTACTTTCTCCGCAGACTCTAACTCATATTCGTGCCTTCTCCTCCTTTTTGATCCTTCTTCCTTCTTCCTGCGGTCAAATTTCCTGATTGCCTTCTCAATGAAGCTGTCTTCTCCTAGAACATACCCCGCCCTGGTCTTCTTCACCGGCAGATCTCTTCCAGCCCACTCCACTAGTAGATGCTTCAAGATTCTCTTCTCTTTGAACAACTCCTCTACAAGTTCTGTGTCAATGAATGACGGCTTTGTTCTGGCAAAATACTGTCTTATGCTAGACCACTCATAATT
This genomic interval from candidate division TA06 bacterium contains the following:
- the thpR gene encoding RNA 2',3'-cyclic phosphodiesterase, producing MVRMFIAVRVSDSVRQSLTSLIGELRNSGADVKWVAPENLHLTMKFLGNVLETRVDEMADAVSRACEGISPFEMSLEGVGAFPSISRPKVVWVGVIKGKDVLINLNKNIEVELEPIGFERERRRFSPHLTIGRLRREGRPGDLADRLSMEFNGGECVVESVYLMKSTLTPKGPIYEELKHATLKHN
- a CDS encoding competence/damage-inducible protein A; translation: MNVEVISIGDELLLGTVVDTNSAYIGRRLAEVGAEVTYKTTVGDDASMIENAVRQALERADVVIVTGGLGPTRDDITKKTIAGILNRPLVLDELILKRVKEHFEKRNIEMPAINTNQAMVPKGAKAFASPLGTAPAIIIKEKNSLLVMLPGVPSEMKSLFDEHILPAIAERAKGIVIVHRTLHICGITESKIEQMLTGKVRGLARGEIAYLPQHTGVDLRLTARAVSKEKALKKIKSIEEKIEGVLGEAVWGKDDDTLEQVVGYLLSMKRKTISLAESCTGGLIMDMITNVPGSSSYFIGGVVAYSNEIKTNKLKVPKSFLKESGAVSKEVALAMAEGVRGYASSDIGLSVTGIAGPSGATADKPVGLVCLALAWDGGCVFEQHNFLGSRGQIKEQSAVTGLDMVRRHLLGL
- a CDS encoding phosphatidylglycerophosphatase A, which codes for MGRVEKVVASLFFSGYFPLFPATVGSAVTCVAYWFLFPENPYLQAGLIVVVFFVGVYLSSRLIKEWGPDPRRVVIDETCGMLVALFMVPKSLLLVIIAFLLFRFFDIAKPFPIRRSQRLKSGWGVVIDDLLAGIYTRLVLLLVYFAWSRLA